In a single window of the Flavivirga spongiicola genome:
- a CDS encoding glycoside hydrolase family 5 protein yields the protein MKVLKALTISLILLTQSCSLKVKEDHFVNVKDNKFITEDGSQIILHGINYVNKSAKIDTTRFSNPENFKLMSKWGFNCIRLGIIWQGVEPQPGVYDEAYLKDLDYQIQLAKEQGIYVFLDMHQDLYSQLFSDGAPEWATLTDGEVHVSDNPVWSDAYFTSPAVKTAVTNFWNNKPAKDGIGVQDHYITMWKMLAERYKDHTSVIGFDLMNEPNMGWGNIKGQELMVEAFIKAYAQETGDILSGEDVIGKWLTQDGRKEILEFISDPSLYAQIVDAMHPIYNAFEKEILMPFFTKTTKAIREVNNNHLIFLETSMSSNMGVYTGIERISNEDKLVYAPHGYDLVVDTPDAATTNNNRINLIFDRHLESSKRLKMPIMIGEWGAFGANGKALQSAFQVVRFFEKSLSSDTYWDFTTHLDDSELLKAISRAYPKTIAGNLTTYSTNVEKQKASFKWIETVKSTSSIFIPKFYNLDLSKIMLSPQGKGFSLIKTEGGWNINIPSNLTERTLTIEPNP from the coding sequence ATGAAAGTATTAAAGGCATTAACTATTAGCTTAATATTATTAACTCAAAGTTGTAGTCTAAAAGTTAAAGAAGACCATTTTGTAAATGTAAAAGATAACAAGTTTATAACTGAAGATGGAAGTCAGATTATTTTACATGGTATTAATTATGTAAATAAAAGTGCTAAAATTGATACTACAAGATTTTCGAATCCAGAAAACTTCAAATTAATGTCAAAATGGGGGTTTAACTGTATCCGATTAGGGATTATTTGGCAAGGTGTAGAACCCCAACCTGGAGTTTATGACGAAGCCTATTTAAAAGATCTAGATTATCAAATTCAATTAGCCAAAGAGCAAGGCATCTATGTGTTTCTAGATATGCATCAGGATCTATATAGTCAATTATTTAGCGATGGTGCTCCAGAATGGGCTACATTAACCGATGGCGAAGTTCATGTATCAGACAATCCTGTTTGGAGTGATGCCTATTTTACAAGTCCAGCTGTAAAAACAGCCGTTACCAATTTTTGGAATAACAAACCTGCTAAAGATGGTATAGGTGTTCAGGATCACTATATTACCATGTGGAAAATGTTAGCTGAAAGATATAAAGATCATACGTCTGTTATTGGTTTTGATTTAATGAATGAACCTAATATGGGTTGGGGCAATATAAAAGGCCAGGAATTAATGGTAGAAGCTTTTATAAAAGCTTATGCGCAAGAAACAGGAGATATACTTTCTGGAGAAGACGTGATTGGTAAATGGCTTACACAAGATGGTAGAAAGGAGATACTAGAATTTATTTCAGATCCTAGCCTTTATGCACAAATTGTGGATGCTATGCATCCCATTTACAATGCTTTTGAAAAAGAAATATTAATGCCTTTTTTCACAAAAACCACCAAAGCTATTAGAGAGGTAAACAATAATCATCTTATTTTCTTAGAAACTTCTATGTCTTCAAATATGGGTGTTTACACAGGCATTGAAAGAATTTCTAATGAGGACAAATTAGTTTATGCACCTCATGGGTACGATCTGGTTGTAGATACACCAGATGCAGCGACTACAAACAATAACAGAATAAATTTAATATTTGACAGACATTTAGAAAGCTCTAAACGTTTAAAAATGCCTATAATGATTGGTGAATGGGGTGCTTTTGGTGCCAACGGAAAGGCATTACAATCTGCATTTCAAGTGGTTCGTTTTTTCGAAAAATCCTTGTCTAGTGATACCTACTGGGATTTCACCACACATTTAGATGACAGTGAACTTTTAAAAGCTATAAGCAGAGCCTACCCTAAAACAATAGCTGGCAATTTAACAACTTATTCTACTAATGTTGAAAAACAGAAAGCGTCCTTTAAATGGATTGAAACTGTAAAAAGTACCAGTAGTATTTTTATTCCTAAATTTTATAATTTAGACCTTAGTAAAATTATGTTATCTCCTCAAGGGAAAGGGTTTTCCCTTATAAAAACTGAAGGTGGCTGGAACATTAATATCCCTTCAAATTTAACAGAAAGGACATTAACGATAGAACCTAATCCTTAA
- a CDS encoding SemiSWEET family sugar transporter: protein MQDDFIEIIGFIAAILTTAAFLPQVYKTWKTKDVSSLSLPMLLIFFIGVFSWLIYGFLKNSPPIIFANSITIVSAFLLMYYKIRYGKK, encoded by the coding sequence ATGCAGGATGATTTTATAGAAATAATAGGTTTTATTGCAGCGATACTTACTACAGCAGCATTCTTGCCACAAGTATACAAAACATGGAAAACCAAGGATGTTTCTAGTTTGTCTTTACCAATGCTTCTTATATTTTTTATTGGTGTTTTTTCCTGGTTAATTTATGGTTTTCTAAAAAATAGTCCTCCTATAATTTTTGCAAATAGTATTACTATAGTGTCTGCATTTTTGTTGATGTATTACAAAATTAGATATGGTAAAAAATAA
- a CDS encoding zinc metallopeptidase, giving the protein MLIQYYILLGAIALVSWLVSSTLKRKFEKYSKVQLRNGMSGAEIAEKMLADHGISDVEVISTPGRLTDHYNPKNKTVNLSEAVYNQRNAAAAAVAAHECGHAVQHAQAYSWLQMRSTLVPVVSVTSGMSQWVVVGGLMLGAAAGLGFGYYVAVAGLVMMGFATLFSFITLPVEYDASNRALAWLKNKNMVSQQEYAGSEDALKWAARTYLVAAIGALASLVYWGLQVFGGRD; this is encoded by the coding sequence ATGTTAATACAATATTATATATTATTAGGTGCTATTGCTTTAGTCAGCTGGTTAGTGAGCAGTACTTTAAAAAGAAAATTTGAAAAGTATTCGAAAGTGCAGTTACGTAATGGTATGAGCGGCGCCGAAATTGCAGAAAAAATGCTGGCAGATCATGGCATTAGTGATGTCGAAGTAATTTCAACACCTGGGCGTCTAACCGATCATTATAATCCAAAAAACAAAACTGTTAATTTAAGTGAAGCGGTTTATAATCAACGTAATGCAGCTGCAGCTGCAGTGGCAGCGCATGAATGCGGTCATGCTGTGCAACATGCTCAAGCTTATAGTTGGTTACAAATGCGATCTACTTTAGTCCCAGTGGTTAGTGTAACATCAGGGATGTCTCAATGGGTCGTGGTTGGTGGCTTGATGCTAGGAGCTGCAGCTGGTTTAGGATTTGGGTATTATGTAGCAGTTGCTGGTTTAGTGATGATGGGATTTGCTACCCTATTTAGCTTTATAACACTCCCTGTAGAATACGATGCAAGTAACCGAGCTCTGGCTTGGTTAAAAAACAAAAACATGGTATCTCAACAAGAATATGCTGGTTCGGAAGATGCGCTTAAATGGGCAGCAAGAACCTATTTAGTTGCCGCCATTGGTGCTTTAGCATCTTTAGTATATTGGGGACTTCAAGTATTTGGAGGTAGAGATTAA
- a CDS encoding MutS-related protein, whose product MDSPKSYYKQHSEKYKSEVQRLFKKMTALSMLRLLVFFITGFGIYFMFHYWQAAVVIAIVGIAVFVYLLSKYTDIKSQRSFNKALAEINEAEIKIASGDFHGRDKGLQFQDPNHFYSLDIDLFGRGSFFQFVNRTTIKEGTQKLADALKANDVNAIKLRQEAIIELSSKPKWRQYYSATSSLVEVETPAKNIISWLQSYHSFLPKVMRWLPITFIISSVAIFVLTFLDFINPELIGYWLLLGLGITGVYVKKTNVLSSNTDRVKDTFRQYALLLDLIENETFTSELLQQKQQQIQLDTEKASHIFKKLSKSLDALDNRNNIIGAIFGNGLFLTDLKNSYHIEKWIEQYTNKVADWFDVVSFFDAYNSLGNFAFNHPNFIYPEIQGKGETVINANSLGHPLLDKSKRVDSDLTIENEQFFIVTGANMAGKSTFLRTVSLHIVMANVGLPICAETSKYSPVKLITSMRTTDSLTDDSSYFFSELTRLKYIVDAIEKEPYFIVLDEILKGTNSTDKAIGSRKFVEKLVASNATGIIATHDLSLCEIEQELEDVKNYYFDAEIINDELHFDYKLKAGICQNMNASFLLKKMNIV is encoded by the coding sequence ATGGATAGCCCGAAATCATATTATAAACAACATTCAGAAAAGTATAAATCTGAAGTCCAAAGATTATTCAAAAAAATGACAGCCTTAAGCATGTTGAGGTTATTGGTATTTTTTATAACAGGGTTTGGGATTTATTTTATGTTTCATTATTGGCAAGCTGCTGTTGTTATTGCTATTGTTGGGATTGCAGTATTTGTTTATTTATTATCAAAATACACCGATATAAAATCGCAAAGAAGCTTCAATAAAGCTTTAGCTGAAATAAATGAAGCAGAAATTAAAATAGCTTCAGGTGATTTTCATGGGCGAGATAAGGGCTTGCAGTTTCAAGATCCTAATCATTTTTATAGTTTGGATATTGATTTGTTTGGACGTGGTTCTTTTTTTCAATTTGTAAACAGAACAACTATTAAGGAAGGTACCCAAAAACTAGCGGATGCTTTAAAAGCAAATGACGTTAATGCTATTAAATTACGTCAAGAAGCGATCATAGAATTAAGTTCTAAACCAAAATGGAGGCAATATTATTCAGCGACATCAAGTTTGGTAGAAGTTGAAACACCTGCTAAAAATATTATAAGTTGGTTACAAAGCTATCATTCTTTTTTACCAAAAGTAATGCGATGGTTGCCAATAACTTTTATCATATCTTCAGTGGCAATATTTGTATTAACGTTTTTGGATTTTATAAACCCGGAGCTTATTGGGTATTGGTTGCTTTTAGGACTTGGAATTACGGGAGTTTATGTTAAAAAGACGAATGTTTTATCTTCAAATACAGATCGGGTTAAAGATACCTTTCGCCAATATGCTTTGTTATTGGACTTAATCGAGAACGAAACGTTTACTTCAGAATTATTACAGCAGAAACAGCAACAAATTCAATTAGATACTGAAAAAGCATCTCATATTTTTAAAAAGCTTTCAAAATCTTTAGATGCCTTAGATAATAGAAATAATATTATTGGTGCTATTTTCGGTAACGGGTTGTTTTTAACAGACTTAAAAAATAGCTATCATATTGAAAAATGGATTGAACAATATACGAATAAGGTTGCCGATTGGTTTGATGTTGTGTCGTTTTTTGATGCCTATAATTCATTAGGGAATTTTGCTTTTAATCACCCGAACTTTATATATCCGGAAATACAGGGAAAAGGAGAAACGGTTATTAATGCTAATAGTTTAGGACATCCTTTATTAGATAAAAGCAAACGAGTAGATAGTGATTTAACAATAGAAAATGAGCAATTTTTTATTGTTACTGGAGCAAATATGGCGGGGAAGAGTACATTTTTACGTACGGTGTCTTTGCATATTGTTATGGCCAATGTAGGACTTCCAATTTGTGCTGAAACGAGTAAATATTCACCAGTTAAATTAATTACCAGCATGCGAACAACAGATTCTTTAACAGATGATAGTTCGTATTTCTTTTCAGAATTAACACGTCTAAAATATATAGTTGACGCTATTGAAAAAGAGCCTTATTTTATCGTTTTAGATGAAATTTTAAAAGGTACAAATAGTACAGACAAGGCCATAGGTTCCAGAAAATTTGTTGAGAAACTAGTCGCTTCAAATGCGACAGGAATCATCGCAACGCACGATTTAAGCTTATGTGAAATTGAACAAGAGTTAGAAGATGTAAAAAACTACTATTTTGACGCCGAAATTATCAATGATGAGCTTCACTTCGATTATAAATTAAAAGCTGGAATTTGTCAAAACATGAATGCTTCCTTTCTTTTAAAGAAAATGAATATTGTTTAA
- a CDS encoding thioredoxin domain-containing protein → MKRTVTLLIILLNLHFGFSQTLNSLSLDKKGNELLLGEINRHGLTKNSFNDWFSKNHSNYLVNTKVVKLLKNALKDYEVKVFLGTWCGDSKREVPRFYKVLDAANFPENRLKVVAVNRTTEAYKQSPNHEEKGLNIHRVPTFIFYKDGKEVNRIVESPKETLERDMLKIVSNETYSSNYMAVNYIDHQLNSKTIDDLKLEELVLVSKLAELVKGSRELNTYGYSLLSSNQTKKALYVFDLNTKIFPYKHNVYDSLGEAYFKTKNINEALKNYYKVLSLKPDDKNALKMIEAIKFTN, encoded by the coding sequence ATGAAACGAACAGTCACCCTTTTAATCATTTTACTTAACCTGCATTTTGGATTTTCTCAAACATTAAATAGTCTTTCTCTAGATAAGAAAGGAAACGAGCTTTTGCTTGGTGAAATAAATAGACATGGATTAACAAAAAACAGTTTTAACGATTGGTTTTCTAAAAACCATAGTAATTACTTAGTTAATACAAAAGTTGTAAAGCTTTTAAAAAATGCTTTAAAAGATTATGAAGTCAAGGTTTTTTTAGGCACTTGGTGTGGTGATAGCAAACGAGAAGTTCCGAGGTTTTATAAAGTTTTAGATGCTGCTAATTTTCCAGAAAACCGATTAAAAGTAGTGGCCGTTAATAGAACTACTGAAGCCTATAAGCAAAGTCCAAATCATGAAGAGAAAGGCCTAAACATACATCGCGTACCAACTTTTATTTTTTATAAAGATGGCAAAGAAGTTAATAGGATTGTAGAGTCCCCAAAAGAAACTTTAGAACGCGATATGCTTAAGATTGTTTCTAATGAGACATATAGCTCAAACTATATGGCCGTTAATTATATAGATCACCAACTCAATTCTAAAACCATAGATGATTTAAAGTTAGAAGAGCTCGTATTAGTGTCTAAATTGGCTGAGCTTGTAAAAGGGAGTAGAGAATTGAACACATATGGTTATTCACTCTTAAGTTCTAACCAAACAAAAAAAGCTTTATATGTTTTTGATTTAAACACTAAAATATTTCCATATAAACACAACGTATATGACAGTCTGGGTGAGGCCTATTTTAAAACTAAAAACATCAATGAAGCCTTAAAAAACTATTACAAAGTGTTGAGTTTAAAACCAGATGATAAGAACGCACTAAAAATGATCGAGGCCATAAAATTTACTAATTAA
- a CDS encoding sensor histidine kinase, which yields MYLLYTLVFATISFLATQLYCYSFAKCGCTIVKCLSDYLWQSLVPLIFFSFIWILYRFIDKENEIEAIKKEHVEMELKFLKSQINPHVLFNNLNTIYSYSLENPNEVPEMILMLSDNLKHVLYESNSKTISLEKEIQFIDNYMKFQKIRTEGVKQIHYKKEIDFNKYQIAPLLLITIIENAFKHSTLHSDISISIRVKNGILECVCENDYDKEKVSTTDFRIGLQNLEKRLELIYKDAYEFRIDKGENFKVHLKLNL from the coding sequence ATGTACCTGCTTTACACGCTTGTATTTGCAACCATTTCATTTTTAGCAACACAATTATATTGTTATTCATTTGCTAAATGTGGATGTACTATTGTTAAATGTTTAAGTGATTATTTATGGCAATCACTAGTACCTTTAATTTTCTTTTCCTTTATATGGATACTATATCGCTTTATTGATAAAGAAAATGAGATTGAAGCCATTAAGAAGGAGCATGTTGAAATGGAATTGAAGTTTTTGAAATCGCAGATAAACCCACATGTGTTGTTTAATAACCTAAATACCATTTATTCTTATTCATTAGAAAATCCAAATGAGGTTCCAGAGATGATTTTAATGTTGTCTGATAACCTTAAACATGTACTGTATGAAAGTAATTCTAAAACAATTTCTTTAGAAAAAGAGATTCAGTTTATAGATAACTACATGAAATTTCAAAAAATTAGAACAGAAGGTGTTAAACAAATTCATTACAAAAAAGAAATTGATTTCAATAAATACCAAATAGCACCACTACTTTTAATAACCATTATAGAAAATGCTTTTAAGCACAGCACATTACATAGCGATATTTCTATTTCTATTAGGGTTAAAAATGGTATTTTAGAATGTGTTTGTGAAAATGATTATGATAAAGAAAAAGTAAGTACAACCGATTTTAGGATTGGTTTACAAAACCTGGAGAAAAGGCTAGAGCTTATTTATAAGGATGCTTATGAATTTAGAATCGATAAAGGTGAAAATTTTAAGGTGCATTTAAAACTTAATTTATAA
- a CDS encoding LytR/AlgR family response regulator transcription factor, with the protein MMNCVIIEDEIPAQKILKNFIGKIPSLNLVETFKAAIEANSFLNTNKMDVIFLDINLPDMSGLDFIKTVKNPPAIIMTTAYPEYAVSSFELPTIVDYLVKPFSFDRFLKAINKAKDRIEIPESTLEEDNDETIFLNVDKTLHKLILSSILYIESDRNYITVVTETQKLSYIDSLKNWAVKLPETQFIQVHKSYIINSKFVDKISGNTIFVMANKIPIGRTYKQELLRTLGV; encoded by the coding sequence ATGATGAATTGTGTTATTATAGAAGATGAAATTCCCGCTCAAAAAATCTTAAAGAATTTTATAGGCAAAATACCAAGTCTTAATTTAGTTGAGACCTTTAAAGCAGCGATTGAAGCGAATTCATTTTTAAATACGAATAAAATGGATGTCATTTTTTTAGATATTAATTTACCAGATATGTCTGGATTAGACTTTATAAAAACGGTTAAAAATCCACCAGCAATTATAATGACCACAGCATATCCGGAGTATGCGGTAAGTAGTTTTGAATTACCAACGATTGTTGATTATTTGGTAAAACCTTTTTCTTTCGATCGATTTTTAAAAGCAATTAATAAAGCAAAAGACAGAATAGAGATACCAGAAAGTACATTGGAGGAAGACAATGATGAAACCATTTTTTTAAATGTAGATAAGACCCTGCATAAACTTATTTTGAGTTCTATATTATACATTGAATCTGATAGAAATTACATCACTGTAGTCACCGAAACTCAAAAACTATCCTATATAGATTCGTTAAAAAACTGGGCAGTAAAACTTCCAGAAACCCAATTTATTCAAGTCCATAAATCATACATTATAAACAGTAAATTTGTCGATAAGATTTCTGGTAATACCATTTTTGTAATGGCTAATAAGATTCCCATTGGCAGAACTTATAAACAAGAACTATTAAGAACATTAGGGGTATAG
- a CDS encoding GNAT family N-acetyltransferase gives MKFRKATKKDIPMIVGMLADDELGKARENFQMPLPTEYLQAFSRINSDENQELIVVEDESSEIIGTLQLTFIQYLTYRGGIRAQIEAVRIKKEKRGLGIGKAMFEWVINRVKERKAHLLQLTTDKKRPKAIKFYNDLGFVQSHEGMKMHFTYN, from the coding sequence ATGAAATTTAGAAAAGCTACAAAAAAAGACATTCCTATGATAGTAGGAATGCTTGCCGATGATGAACTTGGAAAGGCAAGAGAAAATTTTCAGATGCCATTACCGACTGAATACTTGCAAGCATTTTCTAGAATTAATTCTGATGAAAACCAAGAGTTGATAGTTGTAGAGGATGAAAGTTCCGAAATTATTGGAACCTTACAGCTTACGTTTATTCAATACCTTACCTATCGTGGTGGGATTAGAGCTCAAATTGAAGCCGTTCGAATTAAAAAAGAGAAAAGAGGATTAGGCATTGGAAAAGCGATGTTTGAATGGGTCATTAATAGAGTAAAAGAGCGAAAGGCACATCTTTTACAATTAACCACTGATAAAAAAAGACCAAAAGCAATTAAGTTTTATAATGATTTGGGGTTTGTTCAATCTCATGAAGGTATGAAGATGCACTTTACTTATAATTAA